TTTTTTGGGTAAAAATACCACCCTGGGTTAACAAACTGGCTTGAGAAGCCCGAGAAAGAGAGGAATAGTATTGAGGATCAACAAAGCAGAGATAGCGTTTTGCTTCAACGTGGAGTCGAATCGGTTCGATGATTTCCGGTTGGAACAGATTGCCTAAAATCTGCAGGGCGCGATACTCATGGGGTGTGTTACCTTCTAGTAAGTGTCCGAAATCGTGAAAGAGACATGCCGCAATCATCTCTGGTTTTTCCCCAGCTTGTTCAGCCAAATAGGCGCATTGTAGGGCGTGTTCGAGTTGTGTCACCGCTTCTCCATCATACTGCCTATCGCCACGGGTTAAAAAAATGTCCCTAATTTGATTAATCATGGTTTCAATATGGAAGTTTGATATGGGGAAGTGATATCAAGTCCGGGTAAATACTTATACATAAAGGTGAGTAGGGGTAAA
Above is a window of Gloeocapsa sp. PCC 73106 DNA encoding:
- a CDS encoding HD domain-containing protein; the encoded protein is MINQIRDIFLTRGDRQYDGEAVTQLEHALQCAYLAEQAGEKPEMIAACLFHDFGHLLEGNTPHEYRALQILGNLFQPEIIEPIRLHVEAKRYLCFVDPQYYSSLSRASQASLLTQGGIFTQKNAKKFQALPYAEAAIQLRRWDEQAKIPGLPTPDLLHFLTK